The Planktothrix serta PCC 8927 genome contains the following window.
CAGGGCTAACATTATACCGACAACAACACCACCACGTTTGACGACCATGACGGTAAAATGACGCAATAGCTCAGATGCACCCCCAATCCGTTTTAAAGAGCGATTTATGATAATTCCGAGAATCTGAGAAACAATGATAGAGGCAAGGACAATACCTACGAATTTACCGATGTTGGTTGCCCAGCGCAGGCCACCTTCTCCTGATTTCACCCAACTCATCAAGCGAACGCCCACACCCTGAGTGTCTTTCAAGTCAACTGAAACTACGCTGATGGCATCAATATATTGTAGATAAGGTTTAGGATCTCCTCCTTTGCGTTCTAATTCTGCAAGCACAACTTTGAATCTGTCAACTATGGCGGTTCGCTCTGATTGCAGTTCTGTAACGTTAGCTACGAGTTGATTCTTTAATTTCGCTTCTCCATCAGCATTTTTATCTAATTGTTCTGCGGCTTTTTCTAGTTTTTCTCCCTTGGTTTTAAGATTTTCATTATTGTCAATAGTATCAACTGGCCCAGCTATTTGGGTACTGCCATCACCTTCTATTTTGGTGTTGTCTAAAGCAATTGCAGCTTTATTCAAATCTTGGGAAGATTGTTCATTACTATCCGGGGTTTGAACCCCTTCTATTTGTTCTCTCAGTTGTTTGAGAGAAATCTGGGCTGCATCTAGTTTTTTAGTTGCTTCCTCAAATTCAGGTGAATCAGGAACAGATGCTTTTTGCTCGGTTTGGGCTTCTTCAAAAGCTTTAATTGCTGCATCTAATTCATCAATATTCCTGGTCGCATCATCGTAGGCTAATGAATTAGCCGTTAATTCTTCTCGCTGTTTCTTAGCTTTATCTAATGCTTCTTTAGCTTTATCTAATTCTCCCGTTCCTTTGGCATTGTCTATCGCCTCCTTTAAACTATCATCCTTTTGAACGTCCTTTTTAGCTTCTTGAGCCGCATCAATAGATTCCTGTCCTTTTTTCAGGTTTTCTTTGGCTTCTTCTACTTTTTTTGTGGCTTCTTGATATTCTGGAGAACCAGGAGTTGCCGTCTTGAGTTGTTCTTCTGCTGCTTTGAGGGCTTCCTGTGACTTGTTTAGGGAATCAGATGCTTCTTGTTGTTTGTTGATGCTTTGATTTTGCCGTTTAATAGCTATTTCCGCATTACTGATTTTTTGAACTTTATCTTTTAGCAAGATCAGCCAAGCTGCTGATTCATTTTGCAATTCTTCTAAACTTAATGGTCTAACTAATAATTCTAGTTCGTCCACAGGAATTGTAGGATCTTGAGTCGTAATTGCCAATTTGGGATCGGCACTAACAGCAGGTTGAACTTGCTCTGCTTGTACTTCTTCTGCTGCATTTTCTTGGGTTCTTGCTGGTGTTGCCCATAGCGCGAATACACAAACCAAACTGGCGAGAGTAATAGCACGAACTGGATAGCGCATGAATTTTTCCCTAATTCTTGACAAAAATCTATCTATTGATACTAGACTAATCTACAAACCTAGAATCTGTCTATCATATTTTGACCAAACCTGTACAATATTCTTTTTATCTGATTATCTGGGGCAATATGCAATATAGGCTAAATATTTGCCATCGGTGGATAAACTGGGGCTATAGCGCTACTTGAAGAGGCAACAGGCAACAGGCAACAGGCAACAGTAAGAAGTGAAAGGGTTTCAGGATTCAAAAATGTCCTAACCGTAATGCGTAGCGCTATAGTACGTTCGGGGTTGCCAAACGGTAGGTCACAACAAGGAATTTAAGACGGGAGTTCAGTCGCAGGTATTTCTACCGTTGTATTTGTCATACTCTATAGCAACCCTAAATAGGTTGTAATATTTTATCGTAGGGGTTTGGTCTCCAAACCCAGGCGCAAAGAGGGTTTGGTCTCCAAACCCCTACAGGTTTTTATCACAAATCATTTAGGATTGCTATATGTATTTAAAACTTAACTTTGAAAATCTTAGATTCCTTATGTCAGCACCCCGCTCTAAAGAGACGGGGCTTCATGCCTCTAACTTTGGATAGTTGACCAGCCTAAGTCTTAATTGACTACGTTATCGGCAAGTGTTAAAGACCCACCAATGGATGCGAAGCTAGTCCGTTGCTCTGGAACTTAAAAGTTAAACAGTTTTACGAGGGGTAAGACAGTGCTTTTGAGATAGTTACCGACCGATAACATTGGCGAAGCTAACATTACCCTAGTAATAGGAGTGGGAGAAATCCCAAAAAACCGGGAATCGGCAAATACAAAAATTTTTGTCGGTTCCCAATCCAATATTCACGGGGAATAAATTCCCCTGAGTCGTGTTTCCTCTCAGGTCTGAAGACGCTGAGTTTCCACACTCCCATGAGATTTATATGAGAGACGTTTCAGTATCCATCTGTCCGGTTCCCCCTGAACAACGTCCTGTTAATGAATATCAAGAATTGAAAGCATCTTGGTTTTTTAGCTGGGTGACACTCAACTGGCCCCAATATCTGAGAAAATTAGTTTGGGTGTGGTTGATTAGCTGGGTAATTTTTTGCCCTG
Protein-coding sequences here:
- a CDS encoding mechanosensitive ion channel family protein, with amino-acid sequence MRYPVRAITLASLVCVFALWATPARTQENAAEEVQAEQVQPAVSADPKLAITTQDPTIPVDELELLVRPLSLEELQNESAAWLILLKDKVQKISNAEIAIKRQNQSINKQQEASDSLNKSQEALKAAEEQLKTATPGSPEYQEATKKVEEAKENLKKGQESIDAAQEAKKDVQKDDSLKEAIDNAKGTGELDKAKEALDKAKKQREELTANSLAYDDATRNIDELDAAIKAFEEAQTEQKASVPDSPEFEEATKKLDAAQISLKQLREQIEGVQTPDSNEQSSQDLNKAAIALDNTKIEGDGSTQIAGPVDTIDNNENLKTKGEKLEKAAEQLDKNADGEAKLKNQLVANVTELQSERTAIVDRFKVVLAELERKGGDPKPYLQYIDAISVVSVDLKDTQGVGVRLMSWVKSGEGGLRWATNIGKFVGIVLASIIVSQILGIIINRSLKRIGGASELLRHFTVMVVKRGGVVVGIMLALTALEVSLGPILALLGGASFILAFALQSNLGNFASGLMIMFNKPFDIGDEVKLGGIWGYVDSISLASTKIKGFGGQMYVIPNNSVWGGMIENLTDGEIRKVAIWLRISFKEDLAKVQKLLVEIIESHPKILEDPKPGKFLWSVEDYYFSIGVSGWTKIDDFWGVHEEVIQMIQERFKQENIQMSAVPERNLNFGQTMIEMPKPVVKIPTASLPK